The following are encoded together in the Labrus mixtus chromosome 2, fLabMix1.1, whole genome shotgun sequence genome:
- the psmd12 gene encoding 26S proteasome non-ATPase regulatory subunit 12, with the protein MSEERAERSDGKMVKMEIDYSPTVDQRLPECEKMAKEGKLQEAIESLLSLEKQTRTASDMVSTSRILVAVVQMCYEAKDWDALNENIMFLTKRRSQLKQAVAKMVQECYKYVDAITDLTIKLRLIDTLRTVTAGKIYVEIERARLTKTLAGIKEQNGEVKEAASILQELQVETYGSMEKKEKVEFILEQMRLCIAVKDYIRTQIISKKINTKFFTEDGTEESKLKYYNLMIQVDQHEGSYLSICKHYRAIYDTPCILEDSSKWQQALKSVVLYVILSPYENEQSDLVHRISEDKKLEEIPKYKDLLKLFTTMELMRWASLVEDYGKELRDGSPDSPATDVFSYSEEGQKRWKDLKNRVVEHNIRIMAKYYTRITMKRMAGLLDLSIDESEEFLSSLVVNKTIYAKVDRLAGIINFQRPKDPNDLLNDWSHKLNSLMSLVNKTTHLIAKEEMIHNLQ; encoded by the exons ATGTCCGAGGAGCGAGCCGAGAGATCCGACGGGAAGATGGTGAAGATGGAGATCGACTACAGCCCGACTGTCGACCAGCGTCTCCCGGAATGCGAGAAAATGGCGAAA GAGGGCAAGCTGCAGGAGGCCATTGAGAGCTTGTTGTCATTGGAGAAGCAAACCAGGACG GCATCAGACATGGTGTCCACCTCCAGAATCCTTGTGGCCGTGGTCCAGATGTGCTATGAAGCCAAGGACTGGGATGCCCTGAATGAAAACATCATGTTCCTCACCAAAAGGAGGAGTCAGCTGAAACAG GCTGTTGCCAAGATGGTGCAAGAATGCTACAAGTATGTGGATGCCATAACCGATCTGACCATCAAGCTGAGACTCATCGACACACTTCGCACAGTGACTGCTGGAAAG ATCTATGTTGAGATTGAGCGTGCCAGGCTGACGAAGACCTTGGCAGGAATCAAGGAGCAGAATGGAGAGGTCAAAGAGGCAGCGTCCATCCTTCAGGAGCTGCAG GTGGAGACATACGGCTCcatggagaaaaaggagaaggtgGAGTTTATCCTGGAGCAGATGAGGCTTTGCATTGCCGTCAAGGATTACATTCGCACTCAGATCATCAGCAAGAAGATAAACACCAAATTCTTCACAGAGGACGGCAccgag GAATCCAAGCTGAAGTACTACAACCTCATGATTCAAGTGGACCAGCATGAGGGCTCCTACCTGTCCATCTGCAAACACTACCGGGCCATCTATGACACCCCCTGCATCTTGGAGGACAGCAGCAAGTGGCAACAG gCCCTGAAGAGTGTGGTTCTGTACGTGATTCTTTCCCCTTACGAGAACGAGCAGTCAGACCTTGTGCACAGAATCAGCGAGGACAAGAAACTGGAAGAAATCCCCAAATACAA ggACCTCTTGAAGCTGTTCACCACCATGGAGCTGATGCGCTGGGCGTCCCTGGTGGAGGACTATGGAAAGGAGCTGAGAGACGGCTCACCTGACAGCCCGGCCACAGACGTCTTCTCCTATTCAGAGGAGGGGCAGAAAAGGTGGAAGGACCTCAAGAACAGAGTGGTCGAGCAT AACATCAGAATAATGGCCAAATATTACACCAGAATCACAATGAAGAGGATGGCTGGACTTCTGGACCTCTCTATTGAC GAATCCGAGGAGTTCCTCTCCAGTCTGGTAGTCAACAAGACCATCTACGCCAAGGTCGACCGGCTGGCCGGCATCATCAACTTCCAGAGGCCCAAAGACCCCAACGACCTGCTCAACGACTGGTCGCACAAACTCAACTCTCTTATGTCTCTGGTCAACAAGACAACGCATCTCATCGCCAAGGAAGAGATGATCCACAATCTGCAGTGA